The Panicum virgatum strain AP13 unplaced genomic scaffold, P.virgatum_v5 scaffold_5052, whole genome shotgun sequence genome contains a region encoding:
- the LOC120694338 gene encoding uncharacterized protein LOC120694338 codes for MVAYDKNQVTLHLCKNGFVPGYDEWHFHGESHSRVSTQMEVDDGEDVDRLDQMLDDLQPEFNLDREDPPTKEVQELFELLQALEYPLHGQTTVTVLQFVTHLMGIKSKFAFSGNCYKAIVDLICDVLLADHKVPKDMYRSKKLIKALGMPYERIDVCPDNCMLFWKDREKEEKCLKCGKSRYIEVVNEDGEKVSTKRAHKQLRWMRLSPRLKRLFLARRIAERMRWRKNRKGRADGLMVHPSDSDAWKALDSFDPDFASDERNVHIGLATDGFMPFNMTAASYSCWPIFAILYNLPPDLCMKDEFMILCLIIPRPEHPGIKLNVMLEPLIEELKELWAGVEAYDTYKKQKFKLRAAYLWSIHDFLAYGIFAGWRVNGRLACPICGKETDCFRLNAGGKYCYFDYHRCFLPLDHPFRLQAQEFRKDTVVTKGPPQRRDGWKLQKSLVNCSQTMLEMGS; via the coding sequence ATGGTGGCCTATGACAAGAACCAAGTCACGCTACACCTATGCAAGAATGGGTTCGTGCCAGGATATGACGAATGGCATTTCCACGGCGAGTCACACAGTAGAGTATCAACACAGATGGAAGTGGATGATGGTGAAGACGTTGATAGGTTGGATCAGATGCTTGATGATCTGCAACCAGAGTTTAACCTAGATCGTGAAGATCCGCCTACAAAAGAGGTTCAGGAATTATTTGAACTCCTCCAAGCCTTAGAATATCCTCTACACGGACAGACAACGGTTACAGTCCTCCAGTTTGTGACCCATCTAATGGGCATCAAGTCGAAGTTTGCTTTCTCAGGCAATTGTTATAAGGCAATTGTAGACCTGATTTGTGATGTTCTTCTTGCCGATCACAAGGTGCCTAAAGACATGTACCGGTCAAAGAAATTGATAAAGGCTCTTGGAATGCCGTATGAGAGGATCGATGTGTGCCCGGACAACTGCATGCTATTTTGGAAGGATCGTGAGAAAGAAGAGAAATGCTTGAAGTGTGGCAAGTCGAGGTACATAGAGGTGGTAAATGAAGATGGGGAGAAGGTGAGCACAAAGAGGGCACATAAGCAGCTTCGATGGATGCGTCTCAGTCCTAGACTAAAACGTTTGTTCCTGGCTAGGAGAATTGCTGAGCGCATGAGGTGGCGCAAAAATCGTAAGGGTCGGGCCGATGGGTTAATGGTGCATCCATCGGATAGCGATGCGTGGAAGGCCCTAGACAGCTTTGATCCAGATTTTGCTAGTGATGAGAGGAATGTTCATATTGGGCTGGCGACAGACGGTTTCATGCCTTTCAATATGACCGCAGCGTCGTACTCATGTTGGCCTATCTTCGCCATCCTGTACAACCTTCCACCTGATCTTTGCATGAAGGATGAGTTCATGATCCTATGCCTCATCATACCTAGGCCTGAGCATCCTGGCATAAAACTCAATGTGATGCTGGAACCATTGATTGAAGAGTTGAAAGAGCTTTGGGCAGGAGTGGAAGCGTATGACACTTACAAGAAGCAGAAATTCAAACTTCGGGCTGCGTATTTGTGGTCCATACATGATTTTCTAGCGTATGGGATCTTTGCTGGGTGGAGAGTTAATGGAAGGCTAGCATGCCCTATTTGTGGAAAAGAAACAGACTGTTTTCGGCTCAATGCTGGTGGCAAGTATTGTTACTTCGATTATCATAGGTGTTTTCTTCCTTTGGACCACCCCTTCAGGCTCCAGGCACAGGAGTTTAGGAAGGACACCGTTGTCACGAAGGGACCACCACAGCGCCGCGATGGGTGGAAATTGCAGAAGAGCTTAGTAAACTGTTCACAAACAATGCTGGAGATGGGTTCGTAG